From Spea bombifrons isolate aSpeBom1 chromosome 6, aSpeBom1.2.pri, whole genome shotgun sequence, a single genomic window includes:
- the RAB43 gene encoding ras-related protein Rab-43 — MSSADSDEAYDFLFKLVLIGDAGVGKTCLVQRFKTGVFAERQGSTIGVDFTMKTVEIQGKRVKLQIWDTAGQERFRTITQSYYRSANGAIIAYDITKKKTFASIPRWIEDVKKYAGSNIVQLLIGNKSDMHGQREVRLEEAETLAHHYDIISAIETSAKDSSNVEEAFTKMATELMMRHGGPVFNEKATDGIKLDSKDVAEAWSCGC, encoded by the exons ATGTCCTCCGCGGACTCGGACGAGGCCTATGACTTCCTGTTTAAGCTGGTGCTGATCGGAGATGCCGGGGTCGGGAAGACCTGCCTTGTGCAGAGATTCAAAACCGGGGTGTTTGCGGAGAGGCAGGGAAGCACCATCGGGGTGGACTTCACCATGAAGACGGTGGAGATCCAGGGCAAGAGGGTGAAG CTGCAGATCTGGGACACGGCCGGACAGGAGCGATTTCGCACCATTACCCAGAGTTACTACAGGAGCGCCAACGGGGCCATAATCGCCTATGACATCACCAAGAAGAAGACGTTCGCGTCCATCCCTCGCTGGATAGAGGATGTGAAGAAATACGCGGGATCCAACATCGTGCAGCTGCTCATCG GAAATAAGTCTGACATGCATGGCCAGCGAGAGGTGCGACTGGAGGAAGCAGAAACTTTAGCtcaccattatgacatcatcagcgcCATCGAGACATCGGCGAAGGACTCCAGCAACGTAGAAGAGGCTTTCACCAAGATGGCCACGGAGCTGATGATGAGACACGGCGGACCGGTCTTTAATGAAAAGGCTACCGACGGCATTAAACTGGACAGCAAAGACGTGGCGGAGGCGTGGAGCTGCGGCTGCTGA
- the LOC128499720 gene encoding haloacid dehalogenase-like hydrolase domain-containing 5, which produces MRALWPPVSRALRALRSRESVLRESRAGLCGEQTGAAPTFGLLFDIDGVLVRGKTPIPAARKAFQKLLDSKGEFVVPVVFVTNAGNCLRQTKADQLSQILGVPISQHQVMMSHSPLRIFKQYHNKCVLVSGQGPVLDIAKYLGFSNPITVDAVRESYPFLDMVDHSRRPTILPSTALDLPKIDAVILFGEPIRWETNLQLIIDVLLTGGHPANPHQPANYPHIPLLACNMDLMWMSEARSPRFGHGIFMVCLENIYKKITGKDLKYEALMGKPSVITYHYAEHLIRTQASTMGWGKPVQTLYAIGDNLMTDIYGANLYNRYLQENGSTKTSKALVQAASGAGVATVSQEVEPAWESELSFPSAARCLSVLVCTGIYNPHTEVPANASHSVTETVFHGHRDFRFDPALVEPGHVVQDVNAAVDLIFQLERYLPLGASHTA; this is translated from the exons ATGCGGGCGCTGTGGCCTCCGGTGTCCCGGGCACTGCGGGCTCTACGGAGCCGAGAATCCGTCTTGAGAGAGAGCCGGGCCGGGCTATGCGGAGAGCAG ACGGGTGCCGCGCCGACGTTTGGGCTTCTGTTTGACATCGACGGCGTGCTGGTCCGAGGAAAGACCCCCATTCCAGCCGCCCGAAAGGCCTTTCAAAAGCTGCTGGACAGTAAGGGGGAGTTTGTGGTGCCGGTCGTGTTCGTCACCAATGCCGGGAACTGCCTTCGCCAGACCAAAGCGGATCAGCTGAGCCAGATCCTGGGGGTTCCC ATCTCCCAGCACCAGGTCATGATGTCTCACAGTCCCCTGCGGATTTTTAAGCAATATCACAACAAATGCGTTCTGGTGTCTGGACAGGGGCCGGTCCTGGACATCGCCAAATA TTTAGGGTTTTCTAATCCAATCACGGTGGACGCCGTCCGGGAATCCTACCCTTTCCTGGATATGGTGGATCACAGTCGGAGGCCTACGATCCTG CCATCGACGGCCTTGGATCTTCCCAAGATAGACG CCGTGATCCTTTTTGGAGAACCCATCCGGTGGGAGACTAACCTTCAGCTCATCATCGACGTCCTCCTGACCGGAGGGCATCCGGCGAACCCCCATCAGCCTGCAAATTACCCCCATATACCTCTCCTCGCCTGTAACATGGACCTGATGTGGATGTCGGAGGCTCGGTCACCGAG gTTTGGACACGGAATTTTTATGGTTTGCCTGGAAAACATCTACAAGAAGATCACTGGCAAAGACCTGAAATACGAGGCTTTGATGGGGAAGCCCAGCGTGATCACCTATCACTACGCCGAGCACCTGATCCGGACCCAGGCATCCACCATGGGCTGGGGGAAGCCGGTGCAGACGCTCTATGCTATTGG GGATAACTTAATGACCGATATCTATGGTGCTAACCTTTACAACCGTTACCTTCAAGAGAACGGCTCTACAAAGACTTCCAAAGCCCTCGTGCAGGCGGCGTCGGGGGCCGGCGTGGCCACCGTTTCCCAGGAAGTGGAGCCGGCTTGGGAGAGCGAGCTGTCCTTCCCCTCCGCCGCACGCTGTCTGTCGGTTCTGGTGTGCACCGGGATCTATAACCCTCACACCGAAGTGCCTGCCAACGCCTCTCACTCCGTCACAGAGACCGTGTTTCACGGGCACAGAGATTTCCGCTTTGACCCGGCGCTGGTGGAACCGGGACACGTGGTTCAGGATGTGAATGCTGCCGTCGACCTGATCTTCCAGCTGGAGAGGTACCTGCCACTCGGCGCCTCTCACACAGCCTAG
- the ISY1 gene encoding pre-mRNA-splicing factor ISY1 homolog: protein MARNAEKAMTALARFRQAQLEEGKVKERRPFLASECSELPKAEKWRRQIIGEISKKVAQIQNAGLGEFRIRDLNDEINKLIREKGHWEVRIKELGGPDYARIGPKMLDHEGKEVPGNRGYKYFGAAKDLPGVRELFEKEPAPPPRKTRGELMKEIDAEYYGYRDEDDGVLVPLEQEEEKRAIAAAVDKWKMEKEARLATGDKNEEEEDVNIYAVKADESGEDSDIEMAGEEGQQRFIAHVPVPSQKEIEEALIRRKKMELLQKYASEALMAQSEDAKRLLGI, encoded by the exons ATG GCTCGAAATGCAGAGAAGGCCAT GACGGCCTTGGCGAGGTTTCGCCAGGCTCAGCTGGAGGAGGGGAAAGTCAAG GAAAGGAGGCCGTTCCTCGCGTCCGAGTGCAGCGAGCTGCCCAAGGCTGAGAAATGGAGACGACAG ATCATCGGAGAGATATCAAAGAAAGTGGCTCAGATTCAGAACG CTGGTCTTGGTGAATTCCGAATAAGGGATTTAAACGATGAAATCAATAAACTGATCAGAGAGAAGGGTCATTGGGAAGTCCGCATCAAAGAGCTCGGTGGTCCGGATTATGCG CGCATTGGCCCCAAGATGCTGGATCATGAAGGGAAGGAGGTGCCAGGGAACCGGGGTTATAAGTACTTTGGAGCAGCTAAAGATTTGCCTGGTGTCCGAGAGCTGTTTGAGAAAGAAC CTGCTCCTCCTCCCCGCAAGACACGAGGTGAACTGATGAAAGAGATCGATGCCGAGTATTACGGCTATCGAGACGAGGATGACGGAGTCTTAGTGCCTTTGgagcaagaagaagaaaagcgaG CCATCGCAGCAGCTGTGGACAAATGGAAGATGGAGAAGGAAGCTCGTCTGGCAACTGGAGAcaagaatgaagaggaggaggacgtGAACATCTATGCAGTGAAGGCTGATGAG TCTGGAGAGGACAGTGACATTGAGATGGCCGGAGAAGAGGGGCAGCAGAGGTTCATCGCCCACGTCCCGGTCCCGTCTCAGAAAGAG ATCGAGGAAGCTCTGATACGGAGAAAGAAGATGGAGCTTTTGCAGAAATACGCCAGCGAGGCACTAATGGCGCAGAGCGAGGACGCCAAGCGGCTTTTAGGAATATAA
- the LOC128500414 gene encoding uncharacterized protein LOC128500414: protein MERHSGEGCVEGSGRTVGDREDPHAEIAGNKEATGASTPTDSSSDNSLQTPPVLSPGEGMSGDISVTSHTDWQSYGGHDPPHGDDGIIRDSDLEEPKMCIEETATYWSAGGGESRQEDFLTPDGDNMAAQRNRTENGARLYFPLQKTLQNLRLLDLKLKYSSRQATGDKRSSTYFSEPHSRSPEENPPQSEKTHSLGLIALLSQCHLKLQQMEELRLSSAQLARSLWEAQETISYLKENVAALHRENAQKENAIFSLSKELMEAKSLLYEKSERIADMEAMFSGLADHLQSRPSQQGSEEICQMNAGDPGASRICAIL, encoded by the exons ATGGAAAGACATTCGGGAGAAGGATGCGTGGAAGGGTCCGGACGCACCGTGGGTGACAGAGAAGATCCCCATGCAGAGATAGCAGGCAACAAGGAGGCCACGGGGGCAAGTACCCCCACGGACAGCAGCTCTGACAATTCTTTACAGACGCCTCCAGTGCTGTCCCCCGGAGAAGGGATGAGCGGGGATATTAGTGTCACGTCTCACACAGACTGGCAGAGCTATGGGGGGCACGACCCACCACATGGGGACGACGGGATCATCAGAGATTCGGACTTAGAGGAACCCAAAATGTGTATTGAAGAGACAGCCACGTACTGGAGTGCAGGTGGGGGAGAGTCACGCCAAGAGGACTTCCTGACTCCAGACGGTGATAATATGGCAGCTCAGAGAAACCGTACAGAAAATGGCGCCAGGCTCTACTTCCCCCTACAGAAAACGCTGCAGAACCTCCGGCTGCTGGACCTGAAGCTGAAATATAGCAGCCGCCAGGCCACCGGTGACAAGAGGTCATCCACGTACTTCAGTGAGCCGCACTCCAGGTCCCCAGAGGAGAACCCCCCGCAGAGTGAGAAGACGCACAGCTTGGGGCTCATCGCGCTCctctcccagtgtcacctcaaGCTGCAGCAGATGGAGGAGCTCAGACTGTCCTCAGCACAGCTGGCCAGGAGC CTCTGGGAAGCCCAAGAGACGATTTCGTATCTGAAGGAGAACGTGGCCGCCCTGCACCGAGAAAACGCTCAGAAGGAAAACGCCATCTTTAGCTTATCCAAGGAGCTGATGGAAGCTAAGAGCCTTCTGTACGAGAAGTCAGAGAGGATCGCAGACATGGAAGCCATGTTCTCAGGCCTGGCGGACCATCTGCAGAGCAGACCATCGCAGCAGGGATCGGAAGAGATTTGTCAAATGAACGCCGGTGACCCCGGGGCCTCCAGGATCTGTGCCATCCTGTGA
- the CNBP gene encoding CCHC-type zinc finger nucleic acid binding protein, with translation MSSNECFKCGRSGHWARECPTGGAGGRGRGGRGRGRGGFNSSRGFQFISSSLPDICYRCGESGHLAKDCDLQEDACYNCGRGGHIAKDCKEPRKEREQCCYNCGKPGHLARDCDHADEQKCYSCGEFGHIQKDCTKVKCYRCGETGHVAINCSKTSEVNCYRCGESGHLARECTIEATA, from the exons ATGAGCAGCAACGAGTGCTTCAAGTGCGGGCGTTCGGGTCACTGGGCCCGGGAGTGCCCTACCGGAGGCGCTGGCGGCCGTGGCCGTGGCGGGAGAGGACGTGGCAGAGGAGGATTTAATTCTTCCAGAG GATTCCAGTTCATCTCCTCGTCTCTTCCTGACATTTGTTATCGCTGTGGCGAGTCTGGCCATCTTGCCAAGGATTGTGATCTCCAAGAGGATG CTTGCTATAACTGCGGCCGTGGGGGCCATATTGCCAAGGACTGCAAGGAGCCACGGAAGGAGCGGGAGCAGTGCTGCTATAACTGCGGGAAGCCCGGTCACTTGGCCCGGGACTGCGACCATGCCGACGAGCAGAAGTGTTACTCCTGCGGAGAGTTTGGTCACATCCAGAAAGACTGCACCAAAGTGAAGTGCTACCG GTGTGGTGAAACTGGCCACGTTGCCATCAACTGCAGTAAGACCAGCGAAGTCAACTGTTACCGCTGCGGGGAGTCAGGGCACCTCGCACGGGAATGCACGATCGAAGCCACAGCTTAA
- the RAF1 gene encoding RAF proto-oncogene serine/threonine-protein kinase isoform X1 codes for MEHIQGAWKTLSNGFGFKDSVFDGTSCMSPTISQQFGYQRRASDDGKLGDASKTSCTIRVYLPNKQRTVVNVRGGMSLHDCLMKALKVRGLQPECCAVFRLAPDSRSKKQRLDWNTDATSLIGAELQVDFLDHVPLTTHNFVRKTFLKLAFCDICQKFLLNGFRCQTCGYKFHEHCSTKVPTMCVDWTNVKQLLLFPNNADGGTPALPSMTMRRMREQARAPSSSQHRYSTPHAFSFTTPNPPSECSLSQRQRSTSTPNVYAVSATMPVDSRLFENNWTNASPRSWCRRLCLPGREAMRSHSESGSPNNLSPSGCSQSKTPAPTHREKSAAASTQDKNKIWSRGQRDSSYYWEIEASEVMLSTRIGSGSFGTVYKGKWHGDVAVKILKVTDPTPEQLQAFRNEVAVLRKTRHVNILLFMGYMTKDNLAIVTQWCEGSSLYKHLHVQETKFQMFQLIDIARQTAQGMDYLHAKNIIHRDMKSNNIFLHEGLTVKIGDFGLATVKSRWSGSQQVEQPTGSILWMAPEVIRMQDNNPYGFQSDVYSYGIVLYELMTGELPYSHIKDRDQIIFLVGRGCTVPDLSKLYKNCPKAMKRLVADCVKKVKEERPLFPQILSSIELLQHSLPKINRSASEPSLHRAAHTEDINACTLTATRLPVF; via the exons ATGGAGCATATTCAGGGGGCTTGGAAGACCCTCAGCAATGGCTTTGGGTTTAAAGATTCCGTGTTTGACGGGACGAGCTGCATGTCTCCCACCATCTCCCAGCAGTTTGGATACCAGCGGCGAGCCTCTGACGACGGGAAGCTCGGCGACGCTTCCAAGACCAGCTGCACGATCCGCGTGTATTTACCCAACAAGCAGCGGACGGTG GTGAACGTCCGCGGCGGGATGAGTTTACACGATTGCCTCATGAAGGCGTTAAAAGTGCGAGGCCTGCAGCCTGAGTGCTGCGCTGTCTTCCGCCTCGCTCCGGATTCCAGGAG CAAGAAGCAGCGTCTGGACTGGAACACGGACGCCACGTCCTTAATCGGGGCCGAGCTGCAGGTGGATTTCCTCGACCACGTTCCCCTCACGACCCATAACTTT GTGCGAAAGACCTTTTTGAAGCTGGCGTTTTGCGACATCTGCCAGAAGTTCCTGCTGAACGGCTTTCGGTGTCAGACGTGCGGCTACAAGTTTCACGAGCACTGCAGCACGAAGGTGCCCACCATGTGCGTGGACTGGACCAACGTCAAGCAGCTCCT GTTATTCCCCAATAACGCGGACGGAGGGACCCCCGCATTACCCTCAATGACGATGAGACGCATGCGAGAACAAGCGCGAGCGCCCAGCAg TTCCCAGCACAGATATTCAACGCCTCACGCCTTTTCCTTCACGACGCCGAATCCGCCGTCCGAATGCTCGCTGTCCCAAAGGCAGAGATCCACGTCAACACCCAACGTGTACGCGGTCAGCGCCACCATGCCGGTGGACAGCAGGCTGTTTGAG AATAACTGGACGAACGCCTCCCCCCGGTCGTGGTGCCGCCGGCTCTGCTTGCCGGGAAGA GAGGCGATGAGGAGTCACAGTGAATCCG GTAGTCCCAATAACTTGAGTCCGAGTGGATGCTCTCAGTCTAAAACCCCGGCGCCAACTCACAGAGAGAAGTCTGCAGCCGCCAGCACTCAGGACAAAAACAAGATT TGGTCTCGTGGCCAGAGAGATTCCAGCTATTACTGGGAAATCGAGGCCAGTGAAGTGATGCTGTCCACGCGGATCGGGTCGGGATCTTTCGGGACGGTGTACAAAGGCAAATGGCACG GCGACGTGGCCGTGAAGATCCTGAAGGTTACGGACCCGACGCCGGAGCAGCTCCAGGCCTTTCGAAATGAAGTGGCGGTTCTCAG GAAAACCAGACATGTTAACATTTTGCTGTTCATGGGCTACATGACGAAAGATAACCTGGCCATCGTCACGCAGTGGTGCGAGGGGAGCAGCCTCTACAAACACCTGCACGTCCAGGAGACCAAGTTCCAGATGTTTCAGCTCATTGACATCGCCAGGCAAACGGCGCAGGGCATGGA CTATTTACACGCAAAGAACATCATTCACAGAGACATGAAGTCAAACA ATATCTTTCTCCATGAAGGGTTAACGGTGAAGATCGGTGACTTTGGCCTGGCTACGGTGAAGTCCCGGTGGAGCGGCTCGCAGCAGGTTGAGCAGCCGACCGGCTCCATCCTTTGGATG GCGCCAGAAGTGATCAGAATGCAGGACAACAACCCGTACGGCTTCCAGTCCGACGTCTACTCGTACGGCATCGTGTTATACGAGCTGATGACCGGAGAGCTGCCCTACTCCCACATCAAGGACCGGGACCAG ATCATTTTCCTGGTGGGCCGCGGCTGCACGGTGCCGGATCTCAGCAAGCTGTACAAGAATTGCCCCAAAGCCATGAAAAGACTCGTGGCGGACTGCGTGAAGAAAGTGAAGGAAGAACGGCCTCTCTTCCCACAG
- the RAF1 gene encoding RAF proto-oncogene serine/threonine-protein kinase isoform X2 — protein MEHIQGAWKTLSNGFGFKDSVFDGTSCMSPTISQQFGYQRRASDDGKLGDASKTSCTIRVYLPNKQRTVVNVRGGMSLHDCLMKALKVRGLQPECCAVFRLAPDSRSKKQRLDWNTDATSLIGAELQVDFLDHVPLTTHNFVRKTFLKLAFCDICQKFLLNGFRCQTCGYKFHEHCSTKVPTMCVDWTNVKQLLLFPNNADGGTPALPSMTMRRMREQARAPSSSQHRYSTPHAFSFTTPNPPSECSLSQRQRSTSTPNVYAVSATMPVDSRLFEEAMRSHSESGSPNNLSPSGCSQSKTPAPTHREKSAAASTQDKNKIWSRGQRDSSYYWEIEASEVMLSTRIGSGSFGTVYKGKWHGDVAVKILKVTDPTPEQLQAFRNEVAVLRKTRHVNILLFMGYMTKDNLAIVTQWCEGSSLYKHLHVQETKFQMFQLIDIARQTAQGMDYLHAKNIIHRDMKSNNIFLHEGLTVKIGDFGLATVKSRWSGSQQVEQPTGSILWMAPEVIRMQDNNPYGFQSDVYSYGIVLYELMTGELPYSHIKDRDQIIFLVGRGCTVPDLSKLYKNCPKAMKRLVADCVKKVKEERPLFPQILSSIELLQHSLPKINRSASEPSLHRAAHTEDINACTLTATRLPVF, from the exons ATGGAGCATATTCAGGGGGCTTGGAAGACCCTCAGCAATGGCTTTGGGTTTAAAGATTCCGTGTTTGACGGGACGAGCTGCATGTCTCCCACCATCTCCCAGCAGTTTGGATACCAGCGGCGAGCCTCTGACGACGGGAAGCTCGGCGACGCTTCCAAGACCAGCTGCACGATCCGCGTGTATTTACCCAACAAGCAGCGGACGGTG GTGAACGTCCGCGGCGGGATGAGTTTACACGATTGCCTCATGAAGGCGTTAAAAGTGCGAGGCCTGCAGCCTGAGTGCTGCGCTGTCTTCCGCCTCGCTCCGGATTCCAGGAG CAAGAAGCAGCGTCTGGACTGGAACACGGACGCCACGTCCTTAATCGGGGCCGAGCTGCAGGTGGATTTCCTCGACCACGTTCCCCTCACGACCCATAACTTT GTGCGAAAGACCTTTTTGAAGCTGGCGTTTTGCGACATCTGCCAGAAGTTCCTGCTGAACGGCTTTCGGTGTCAGACGTGCGGCTACAAGTTTCACGAGCACTGCAGCACGAAGGTGCCCACCATGTGCGTGGACTGGACCAACGTCAAGCAGCTCCT GTTATTCCCCAATAACGCGGACGGAGGGACCCCCGCATTACCCTCAATGACGATGAGACGCATGCGAGAACAAGCGCGAGCGCCCAGCAg TTCCCAGCACAGATATTCAACGCCTCACGCCTTTTCCTTCACGACGCCGAATCCGCCGTCCGAATGCTCGCTGTCCCAAAGGCAGAGATCCACGTCAACACCCAACGTGTACGCGGTCAGCGCCACCATGCCGGTGGACAGCAGGCTGTTTGAG GAGGCGATGAGGAGTCACAGTGAATCCG GTAGTCCCAATAACTTGAGTCCGAGTGGATGCTCTCAGTCTAAAACCCCGGCGCCAACTCACAGAGAGAAGTCTGCAGCCGCCAGCACTCAGGACAAAAACAAGATT TGGTCTCGTGGCCAGAGAGATTCCAGCTATTACTGGGAAATCGAGGCCAGTGAAGTGATGCTGTCCACGCGGATCGGGTCGGGATCTTTCGGGACGGTGTACAAAGGCAAATGGCACG GCGACGTGGCCGTGAAGATCCTGAAGGTTACGGACCCGACGCCGGAGCAGCTCCAGGCCTTTCGAAATGAAGTGGCGGTTCTCAG GAAAACCAGACATGTTAACATTTTGCTGTTCATGGGCTACATGACGAAAGATAACCTGGCCATCGTCACGCAGTGGTGCGAGGGGAGCAGCCTCTACAAACACCTGCACGTCCAGGAGACCAAGTTCCAGATGTTTCAGCTCATTGACATCGCCAGGCAAACGGCGCAGGGCATGGA CTATTTACACGCAAAGAACATCATTCACAGAGACATGAAGTCAAACA ATATCTTTCTCCATGAAGGGTTAACGGTGAAGATCGGTGACTTTGGCCTGGCTACGGTGAAGTCCCGGTGGAGCGGCTCGCAGCAGGTTGAGCAGCCGACCGGCTCCATCCTTTGGATG GCGCCAGAAGTGATCAGAATGCAGGACAACAACCCGTACGGCTTCCAGTCCGACGTCTACTCGTACGGCATCGTGTTATACGAGCTGATGACCGGAGAGCTGCCCTACTCCCACATCAAGGACCGGGACCAG ATCATTTTCCTGGTGGGCCGCGGCTGCACGGTGCCGGATCTCAGCAAGCTGTACAAGAATTGCCCCAAAGCCATGAAAAGACTCGTGGCGGACTGCGTGAAGAAAGTGAAGGAAGAACGGCCTCTCTTCCCACAG